Sequence from the Opisthocomus hoazin isolate bOpiHoa1 chromosome 7, bOpiHoa1.hap1, whole genome shotgun sequence genome:
ACTGGGGTATAATTATTGCACGTTTGTAAATTAAATAATCACAGCAGATGACAGTGCAGATGGACAGAGCAGGCTTGTGGGCCTGGATTAGCTTTAGGCTGATGTTTCATTTCCAAATAAAGCGAGAATCTGACTTCCAATTTAACCACACTAAAATCAGATAGGTGTTTCTCATAAGGTATCAGCCCTAACTGGCAATAATATCTGccagaatgagaaagaaaatctctTCCATTTCTGGATCTgatcaagaaaaaaaagcttataaAGATATGTCCTGATCCAGGCTTCGGATGGCAACACTCCGTAGAGCTGGACAGTGACAAATCTGTGCACAAATTTCTATTTAGCCTTATTTCCAGATATATTTCAAGAGAGTTTATCTCCCTCTTACCAAATAATGCTTCAGTCTTCTACTGCTAAAAATGAGACTGAGAAAAAGTATCAGCATCATTGTTGAAGGCAACAGGGGGAGACCTCGTCTGAAATGGGGGGTCAAACTATGCTCACCCTTGTTACACAGACATGAGCTGAAACTGCAGCCAACGCAGAGAACTACTCGGATGCTCCAGGAAGCTAATTGCCTCCTCTTTTTAAGAGGAGAAAGGCAAGAACTTCTTGGTTTGGTAAATCCTGGATTTGGTACATCTGAATGAAGGCTATGATTGGTGATGATATTTGCAAAGGCAATTAACAGTCTAAAATGTCCTGTACACTAAAGGGCAGCATTTGAGCAAGAACAACAGGATTCAGACTAGCCACAGCTTACGTTAGACTGGAAATCGGAGCTTGAAATCATGAGAGCAATCAGCATCTGGAACAGGTACGAGCTGGAGCagtcaggggaaaaaatagcCATGCTTTCAGACAGAGCTTGATAGGAACAGAGAAAGGACTATATGATGTGGTATCTACAAGAGTGGGAAAATCGATCTGATAGTCCAAGAAGTCCCTGCTTACCTcattaccctaaacctaacgtaACTTGTGTGTACCTTTTgagaagctgaaagaaaacagttGCTGTTTATGATGATCAGGATGATTGGAGAGCAAAGGaatgtggttttgttgttttggctCAGAGCTGCCACATGAAGAGGGCAAACAGCCGAGGCTGGGGCTGAGTCTCGGTTCCTGCCAGCGCTTGCAGGCAGGCTGAGTCAGGAAGAGTCGCTGTATGTTTTTAGCAAAGCAGGCAGCGGTGACCCTGCGGAGGCACGCCGTGggagcctccaggaacccagcTAGCATGGGACCAGCATGTCTGCTTCAGTGCTGGGGAGACGGCCTGAGGCTGAGCAGTGCAGGCCGGAGCCCTAGTTTATGGGGGTGAGGTGTCCAGTACAAGGGCAGAGAAAAAGGAGATGTAACTTTGTTTGTGCAAAGCCAACCGCATGCCACTGCTACTGGTGGTGCGTCACTGCTACCTGAGGTGCAAGCCAAGTTTGGGAAGACCTCCTCTAACTTGTAATGGATCCCTCTGTGTTGCAAACTGTCCTGTACCCTGTGCGACAACATTTCTCTGTTCCTTCCAGAAAGTGAAGATTATATATAATATAGCATACGGTATATAGTATACATATAGTATACACACCTGTATTCATTTAACATATGATGAAACCCAAAGGTGGtgttgatgccatgaaaagccagagttaAAGACTTTCAAGACATCATTGTATAACAGGTTAGCCTTTTTGTTAATGCCATTGTTATAAATTCAAGGGTAAAGCTGTAAATAACAGTTGTTGGCatatcagaacaaaacaaaccccagtttTTAAGTACTATTTAGTGATACAGAAGCTGGGTCCAATACACTTAGTCTGGAAAGGTGGGATAAGCCTGCAGGGCAAACCTAGCACAGTTCGAGGACAGCCTTATGCTGGACCCCTGTATGCTGTACCACGATGATTATTTTAGCAATAAAGCCAAGATTTTACCACTCAGTGCTACACAAGAGTCACAACAGAGGAGGTTTTACAGGAGTGTTTAAAACCAGCCAATTCCTGGATgcaatcagtagaactgctagaAAATACTGTGTTTGCAGCACCATCCCAACCCAGCGATCCCAGGGAAGCAGGCCGACACGCTCCACCAGGTAACTTATCACGCACATGGCTGCACCTGAGAGGATGGCAGCAAGCAGAAGCCGCGAGCGCTGCACGGCTGCACAAGGCCTGCAAGCCTTGCCATGTCCACACGCACCCCAAGACCTGGAAGCAAGGGTACAGGCCCACTACCCAACTTCAGGGTATTATTAGGGACACGAAGATCCAAGCTCCGACTACAAGCGCCACTCCCACCAGCAAGCCCCGCTGCCATCTTGAGGCGGGAGAACCCCTTCCCTCAGGGAAGCTCCCGCCCTGCGCGCCAGGGCAGAGGGGGCAGGGCCGCGGCGCAGGCGCAGTGCGCCGCCGGGGTCACGTGACGGGGGTCAGCTGAGCGTCGGCGGCAGCGAGTGGTGGGGGTCTGTGGTGCCGGTGACCGTCGGCGGCCATGGCCTCCATCCTGGACGAGTACGAAGACTCCCTGTACCGCTCCGCCTCCGTGCAGCAGAGCCGCGCCAGCGTGGGCATCCCGCACTCCGGTGGGTGCGCGGCGCTGCGGTTACCGCCAGGTCCCGGGCGcgtcgtgccccccccccccccctcccgccccccccccggcccggcggagTGCTCGGCGCGGGCCTGCTCCCACCGCTGACCCCTCGAGGAGTCCCACTGCGGCGAGGGGGGGAGCAGGGCACGCTGGGCTGTGGGCCGTGCTCCCAGCAGACGGTGTGTGGCTGCGCGGGGGACGCTTGGTTCCTGGTGAAGCTCGGGGGTGGTGCAGGTCGTCGAGGCTGGTCACCCGTGGGAGGGCTCGGTCGGGCCGTAGCGGCCTGTGCCGTGGTGCGCGGTGGTGTGCCTTGGTGGTCTCAAGTAGTAACTGCGCCTCGGCACTGCTTGGTTCGGAGCTATGGCAGTTGTCTGGGATCATCTCATCAGCTTGCTTCcctcttggtgttttttttattcccctgctCTCTGAGGAACCCAGCCGTTACAGCCAGAGTGTTCTGGCTGTGTGCACAGCTGTACCTGCGTGGGGTTGGTTTCTGAACCCAGGGACAGTTCACCAAAGGCTTCATTGTTCCGAGTGTTTCCCTTAGGCTGACTACATGATGGCAAGGTTACTGCTGAAGAAGATTACCAAGAAAGCAATCTGTATCGCTATTAAACTTTTCTGTCAAGGTCTGTGAAGCTTTGGTATGCTGTACTATTCAGGGAGGTGTACAATCAGTGTAAAGTAACAGTGTGACGAGCAGTCAGTTGTTTCTTAAATCTGAAAGAAGGCAAACAAATGGCAGGTATATTCCATGATAAATTGAAGCTTTGTTAGATTCAGTAGCTGTTCCCTATTACACACCACCTCACAACATTTTATTGTGTGTGGCAGGGAAATGTAGGTTATGAGAGGAACTAGTCTGACCTGATACTGTCGTGGTAGTACCAGCCGCTATGCAGAGCTGGCATTTTTGAGTTACAAGTTTGGAAATGCATGGACACAttctttcaagttttttttctcatataGTGTTGCCCACTGTTAACCTGTGGGGAAATCAGGTTGTGAGGTTTCTATATGTGGTAAGAATTGATTAATTATGTCATACTACATATATTTTTTAGTATAAGTACACAAACAGAATTACTCTGAGTCTAGGTACTGAAGTAAATATGCTCCTCGTATTTGTTTTGACATGCATAGTTATTTTGTTGTGTAATGTTAGATAAAGAAGTGTCCTGAATAGGTGTTGTGCAAAACAGTGTTGGGACAAGCCGTGTTGCCGAAAATAAATTTTTGAGGACTCAGCTTTTTTGATTGACTGCTGCAACATTATCTTACAGTTGAGATATCTGACTGTTTGCTGACAATTGATGTTGGCAAAGGAGCTTTTGGAAGCTACTTAATTGCAAAGGGGATTTTAATTAGTCTTAAATCAGACTGCACTGGTGATTTTGAATGAAACTTGGGCTGGTAGAAGTTGTGGGCAATTGGAACTTTAAGCAAATTGATTCTGGAAAAAGATGCAAGTGAACAGTTAACTTCCTGAAAGCAGTCCTAAAGGTTAGGTTGGAAATTTTGGAAGATGTTCAAACTTACTCCTCTGTTTCAGTTAGTTGTTCCCTGTGCTTGTTAAACTTCAGGTGCTGTTTCTCGAAGACGTAGGTAACCAAGCAGTGACTCTGTTGCCAACCTAAAGTAGTGCTGCAGTGTAAACTTAAAGTACTGCAGTTCCAGCATGACAAGACCTACTTTGACCTGCTGTACATTACTGACATTGGTGAGCTTAGATCTTTGAACAGGTTAAAAGCTTTAAGGATTTGCCCAGAAATCAGGGTGGGAAATGCTGCAGTAGAATCTCGCCTGAGCAGAGGAGGAACTTTGGGGTCGAGATGGAGCGCACTGTTTGAAGGGAATGCATGTTATAGAATAGAAGTCTCCTTTTTATAGAGAACTGTAAGCTAAAGAAGTGCATCCATCTCCTGTTATGGATGCTAACTAAAGCCCTCATGTCAGTGATGATCATCCTGCAGTTGTTATAACTGTTGTGAATACAGTCCTAAAGAGTCCAGAATGCTGGAATCCAGTCCACTGGCTTGAACTATgactgaacaaaaaaaccccagactccccccagCGCAAAACCCCTACCTGCATATAGGCGCTAGTTGTTCCCTTTCCTTCCTGTGTTTGGGTTTCCTTGCTGTCTCAGTCTGCCTTGTTTTGCCTGGTGGCAATCTGAAAAAAATTCAGCATTGTCTGAATGAATGTGACTTGGTGATTTCATTGTGCTATGTAGGTTTTTCCCGTCAGAGTAATCCTTTTCTTATATGTCTACAAATAGGTATTTGTATTTATTGGTTAGCTGTGACAGCATGTGAATCTGCAGCTTGGGACTTTTGTCTGCATGTTTTGAACTGCAGTTCATACCAGCAAATGTAAGCCGTGGCATTGTAGCTCCTTAGTGTGAAATGAAGAACATCTGTTTTGCTTAACTGGAAAGAATTGGAAGGAGTGCACATTTGCATAAGTGGGTAATGTTGAAGATGTGGATCAATGTGTAGGAAAAAAAACGTATGTGCTGAGCAAAAGGCTGCCTTCTCAGATTGTGGTTGCTTTGTCTGTTCCTGTATGTGAGTCTTTCCTCTAAAACAAGAATGCTTTAAAGATCCCTCAGCTGCCTAGTGTTGAGGCAGAGGCAAGGAGAAGGCATTGGCAGAAGAGGCAGTTAAAGGGTTTGTAGCAGGCTGCTTTCTGCTATGACACTGGCCTTTTCAACAGCAACATGGCTGAAATTGGAGTTTTTCAGCGTAACTTGGGGGAGGTTATAGGTACCGAGTGTGCTTTGTAGTGGTGCTGTTAGTCCCAGTCTAGAGGGTGTCATGTCTGTGCTCTTTAGGATGGAAGCAGCCTGGTTTCTCTGAGATACGATCccaggtttcttttttgtttaagttTATATCTTCCTAGTTAGCTACTTTGGCTGTGAATAGCCTTAACTTGCTATAGCTCTTTTCATTTTTAACCTTCCTGTCCAGGCTGCTGCATCGATCTGCTTGCTTTAAACATCCTTCACTCGCATGTGGAGCGAAGCAGATGGCTTAACCTAGCAAAGTATCAATCTGTCTTGCTTTCTAGCTTGAGGCAGTGTGGTCAGACTGAGattctctgctgttttctttctcgGAGGGTTATGTAAGGCTTTGTGCGTATGGGAAATTTAGTCCCTGGGAAAACTTGTCTCGTGGGACAGATATGGATGAAATTTTGTGATAAGATCTGCTTGTGGATGGACATATGTACCAGGACTTTGCTACTGAGCATCATCACTTGCTTCTGCTTTGATATGAATGCCTACTTATTTTGCAGTTCACTGGCATATCTGAGctcttttgtgggttttggttttttttttttttgcttcctcataGGAAGACCATAAAGAGTGCTGTCCTCATTTAGGAATAGAATGGCATGGTCTCTGCAAGTCCTGTGGTTTTGAGTGCAGAGGTCTACCTGTCTTCAATGAACACTAAATCTGTTgtgctgcttctctgtgctgCCACATGGTATTACAGGCTCACCTATCTTAAAAGTTTCAGTTTGCTGACCCTTTGCCTATgtctgggcttttgcctttgttGTAgccaaaaaaatgtgttttagagTTTGAACTGCATCCTGTGCAGATGGGCAAAGCACTGGAgatcataaaatgcttttaaagcaaTAGGTTTCCaagttttattaatttatttattgccATATTTCTGCAGAAGTATGTCACTTCCCTCAAATCAGACCATACTTCTccattctctgcctctcccaCCTAGATCTCCTTCATAAGTAATCCCTCAACATGCCTTCCTGTGGATGCCGCATTTCCCAGGCTGGTTGGGCCTTAACTGACTGGCTGCATACGTCATTAGTCACATGAGCTAACTTGCTCTGGTTGTACACGCTCCTGTTTTCAGTTCATTGATTTGTCGGGTTTGCTTGGTTGGGCTTAAAAGGCAACATGTGTCCCATAAGGTGGCCATGTCTTGTGAAACTTCAACCTTTAACTTAATCAGGCATTTCTTAGAATTCAGGCATGGTTTTTGAAAGGATCTGAGGATTAGGTTAGTCTGGCTCCATCTCGGGATTTGCCATGAAGCAGTAAACCAGTCTGAATGGGTTTTGGCTCGGGAAGCAATTTATGCCAAGATTGGAGCATTGATTCAGCAATCACCAGGTCTTGCTTATTGTTTTGGCCCTAATATGTGGTTTGCATGCCTTCCAGCAACAACTGGAAAGTTGCAGTTAGGATACTGTTATGGTTGGTAAAACAGGGTTATGGTAAAAGCATCATTGTGACCTCCAGCTGTGTTCCCTGCAGCAAACAATCCAACAGACTTCTCTCTATGATGATGTTTGCTGTGTGGATACAAAGTAACACAACatggatttaaaaatagctttaatttGTGAATGATGGATGTCAAGTATGGTAGCTCATTCAATTCCAACATGGAATAAGAGAGAAATACATTTCAATTAATGCCATGGTGGTCTGTTGGGTAGCTTGTATGGGAGTGTCAAACCAGAGCCCTCTTGGAGTCCTGTGTAATACCATCCGTTCTTTCCTGTCTTGAACAAAGAAACTGTCTACCAAGGAAAACAAATTATGTTGTGATTCTACTCTGGTTTTCAGCTTTTTATCAGTTTATGTTACAGTTTTGTGGTTTCCTCTGTAATTCTGTGTGCTTCCAAACTAATGCttgtgaaaagtttgcagttCTGTGACACAACAGTACTGCTTTTTGTTCCTGTTACACATATGTATGTGAGTGCTGTTCTCTGTGTTCGTGCTCCATGGAGCACACTCTCTTTTCAGTAAAACTCAGAGCAGGCAATGATCCTTCTAGTCTTCTAGGTTAGATTTTGATGTAGTGTGgggctgttgtgggtttttgtcttgttttggttttaagtgTTCACATTTTTTCTCTAGGATATGTGAATGCACGACTGGAGAAGGAAACGCCAATATTTAACAAGCAAAGGATTGATTTTGCTCCTCCAGAGAAAATTAACAGCTTAGTGGTCTCCTCTAACCAGCTCTGTATGAGCCTTGGCAAAGACACCCTTCTCAGGTAATGTTGCCAGAGACTTGAAGTTATTGcttgttttccctgtcttttttttttttttcctcttaagttGCCAGAGAACTTACAATTACAAACAGGATAAGAAGCCATGAACCCAATATGGAAAACAGTAAGCAATTACACCTACGCGAACTTTTGTTGGAAGCATGCTTTCATGGTTTCTCTTTTCAGGATTGATCTTGGGAAGCCAGATGAACCTAATCAGGTAGAGCTGGGACGCAAAGATGAAGCCAAAGTCTACAAGATGTTTTTGGACCACACAGGTGAGGCAGTGGACTATATCTATTTACAGGCAGTGGTTGGCAGCAGATGCAATGGAATGTGCATAACAAGCACTGGTGATGGagttctctttctgttctgtatATAAGGAGAACAGGTGGTTCCTCTGTGGGCAGGGCTCCATTCCTAGGGGCCCTGCCTACTGATTTGCCcttgtgctgttagaaaaacactGGTTTGTTGTGTGTATGTTGTTGCTTTTGAATTGTCTGAAATGAACACATGCAATTAGGCTGTTCTGAGGAAGGCTGCTAAAATCAATATAATGAAGTCTTTGCAGTCACCCAGTGCTGTATGTGTTTAtgtaagaattttttaaaaggacTGTAAACCATCTGCAGGTCACTGTAGCCttgactaatttaaaaaaaacaaaaaaacaaacaaaagcttggAAAGAGATGCTCATATCTGTCACCAACTGCCAGGGATAAGAGAGAACTCTGCGAACTGTTTGTGCTTGGAACACTTATTGAAACTGAAGAATACCTTCTCGCTGAAGCATCTGGGACTAGTCATTTAAGTTTGCAACACATGGGCTACTGTTCTGATCCAGCATGGAAATCCCCCACATTCCTATAAATGCCTGGGAAAGTCTTGGATTAAGTATGTTGGTATCAGAGTTTATCAAATGTGAGGATTAGAAGCCTCAGGAATTTGGCTTGCTTAGGCACAGTCTTAATTTgttctctccttctccttcccgtATCCCTCTCCTGTTGGCAGGCTCTCATCTCCTGATTGCTCTGAACACTAGTGAATGCCTTTACCTGAACAGAAGTGTTCAGAAAGTGCGAGCACTCTCCCGCTGGAAAGGCCACTTGATtgaaagtgtgggctggaacaaATTTCTCGGTTCAGAGACCAACACTGGGCCTATCCTGGTTGGGACAGCCCAGGGGCAGATCTATGAGGCTGAAATCTCCGTCAGCGAGGGAAGCCTCTTCAGCACTAATCCCGACCAGTACTTCCGACAGGTCTACACTCTGGAGGAGGAATCAGGACCTGCCCCAGTCTGCTGCTTGGAGACTGAACGAGGGATGGAAGGGAAATTTTTTATTATAGCCACCACTCGAAAGAGACTCTTCCAGTTTGTTGGCAAAGTGCCTGAAGGGACAGAGCAGCAAGGCTTCAGCTCCATATTTGCTATGCATGCTGACCATTTGCCCAGCTTCCGGGAGTTTCCAGCCAGCTTTGGTTTCAGCGAGATAGCCTTTTACACCCCAAAACTGCGCTCCAACTCACGCTCCTTTGCCTGGATGATGGGAAATGGTGTTTTATATGGTACATTGGATTATAGCCGTCCTGATTCAATTCTGAGTGATGAACGGGTCTGGGTTTATCCTTCTGATATTGACATAACAGTGAACAAACCAATATCCATTGTACTTACCCAGTTCCACTTCCTGTTGCTGCTGCATGATCGGGTGAAGGCTGTATGCACTCTGAATGGGCAGGTTGTTTTTCAAGATCTGTTCCTGGAGAAGTTTGGCTTGCTGACACGCATGATCAAAGATCCCACAGTCCAGCAGATATGGATCCACACTGAGAAAGTAGTGTTCCGCTACCACGTCCAGCGGGAATCTAGAGATGTGTGGAAGATGTATATGAATATGAACAAGTTTGATTTAGCCAAAGAGTATTGTAAAGACCGTCCAGAGTGCCTAGATATTGTGCTGGCAAAAGAGGCAGAGCACTGCTTCCAAAACAAGAGGTATCTAGACAGTGCCAAATGCTATGCGCTGACCCAGAACTACTTTGAGGAAATTGCCCTTAAGTTCATTGAAGCCAAGCAAGAAGAGGCTCTGATGGAGTTTCTCATTAAGAAGCTAAGTAACCTAAAGCCTTCTGAGAAGACACAGACCACTCTGCTGACCACGTGGTTAACGGAGCTGTACCTGAACTGGCTAGGCATATTGGAAGGAGATCCCTCACAGCGAAATCTCTATTTGGATACACGGGAGAAGTTTCGTACTTTCCTGAGCAGTCCTAAAAACAAAGACTGTCTGTTTAATAACCGGGCATCTATTTATGAGCTGTTGGCAAGCCACGGGGACACAGAGCACATGGTCTACTTTGCAGTCATCATGCAGGACTACGAGCGTGTAGTAGCTCACCACTGCCAGCATGATGAGTACGATGAAGCTCTAAATGTGCTGTCCAGGCACAGAGACGAGAAGCTGTTCTACAAGTTCTCTCCAGTCCTCATCCAGCATATTCCCAAGAAGGTAGTAGATGCTTGGATTTCTATGGGCTCTAGGCTGGATGCCAGGAAC
This genomic interval carries:
- the VPS18 gene encoding vacuolar protein sorting-associated protein 18 homolog, with the protein product MASILDEYEDSLYRSASVQQSRASVGIPHSGYVNARLEKETPIFNKQRIDFAPPEKINSLVVSSNQLCMSLGKDTLLRIDLGKPDEPNQVELGRKDEAKVYKMFLDHTGSHLLIALNTSECLYLNRSVQKVRALSRWKGHLIESVGWNKFLGSETNTGPILVGTAQGQIYEAEISVSEGSLFSTNPDQYFRQVYTLEEESGPAPVCCLETERGMEGKFFIIATTRKRLFQFVGKVPEGTEQQGFSSIFAMHADHLPSFREFPASFGFSEIAFYTPKLRSNSRSFAWMMGNGVLYGTLDYSRPDSILSDERVWVYPSDIDITVNKPISIVLTQFHFLLLLHDRVKAVCTLNGQVVFQDLFLEKFGLLTRMIKDPTVQQIWIHTEKVVFRYHVQRESRDVWKMYMNMNKFDLAKEYCKDRPECLDIVLAKEAEHCFQNKRYLDSAKCYALTQNYFEEIALKFIEAKQEEALMEFLIKKLSNLKPSEKTQTTLLTTWLTELYLNWLGILEGDPSQRNLYLDTREKFRTFLSSPKNKDCLFNNRASIYELLASHGDTEHMVYFAVIMQDYERVVAHHCQHDEYDEALNVLSRHRDEKLFYKFSPVLIQHIPKKVVDAWISMGSRLDARNLIPALVNYSQSASTQQINEAIRYMEFCVYQLEETQQAIHNYLLSLYALCRPDSLLSYLEQAGTNPNRIHYDLKYALRLCAEHGHHHACVHIYKVMELYEEAVDLALQVDVDLAKSCADLPEDDEELRKKLWLKIARHVVQEEKDVKKAMACLSSCALLKIEDVLPFFPDFVTIDHFKEAICNSLEDYNKHIEELKREMEEATQSAKRIREDIQEMRNKYGSVEPQEKCAACDFPLLNRPFYLFLCGHMFHYDCLLQAVFPNLPAYKQAKLEDLQKKLAATSQPSKSHHRPKDADTISLGKGQQSREQIKADIDDIVAAECVYCGELMIRSIDKPFIDPQKYEEEMQSWL